In Fusarium oxysporum f. sp. lycopersici 4287 chromosome 6, whole genome shotgun sequence, a single window of DNA contains:
- a CDS encoding hypothetical protein (At least one base has a quality score < 10), with product MSEHLSVTAILSGMADALPTHLHSDDSSDLASSYEAIALLIHSYLAALGFKLQGFDEDKKLPECESLAPRLPPQWNSGLDSYSFLYSYKQSAMALSIRVNPMGKKVEIQGLAVGDDNICRFDRSIGELVKSDKLPIRITIKDNEEDRSDLAEKLRGLFTSEQAIAGMFPLLNAFLYYLILITLHRYTS from the exons ATGTCAGAACACCTTAGTGTCACCGCCATCCTCAGTGGCATGGCAGACGCTCTCCCTACACATCTTCACAGCGATGACTCATCAGATCTCGCATCGTCCTACGAAGCCATCGCTCTCCTTATTCATTCCTACTTGGCCGCCCTTGGATTCAAACTTCAAGGCTTTGACGAAGACAAGAAACTAC CTGAATGCGAATCGCTGGCTCCTCGCCTACCGCCACAGTGGAATTCGGGCTTAGACTCTTATAGCTTTTTATACTCGTACAAGCAGTCGGCCATGGCTCTCAGCATCCGTGTCAATCCCATGGGTAAAAAGGTCGAGATCCAGGGACTAGCGGTTGGAGATGACAACATTTGTCGTTTTGATCGATCTATTGGCGAACTCGTGAAATCTGATAAACTCCCCATTCGCATTACAATAAAGGACAATGAGGAAGATCGAAGTGACCTTGCTGAAAAGCTTCGGGGCTTATTTACCTCGGAGCAAGCTATCGCTGGCATGTTCCCCCTTCTTAATGCTTTCCTCTATTACCTTATACTGATCACCCTTCACAGATATACTTCATGA
- a CDS encoding hypothetical protein (At least one base has a quality score < 10), whose product MPGRSPYNIGHDDLNPPGLGPHDPLRGSFTGGLPQPGGGSGMHPTFDDPLFGGQGDDGSSGFDPQVPPGARWDPTGPGGNPRFPGPSTGRGNNRFGGDII is encoded by the coding sequence ATGCCTGGTAGATCGCCTTACAATATTGGCCACGATGATTTGAATCCGCCCGGTCTTGGCCCCCATGATCCTCTTCGTGGTTCTTTCACTGGTGGGTTACCTCAACCCGGTGGTGGCTCGGGTATGCATCCCACCTTTGATGACCCATTGTTTGGAGGTCAAGGAGACGATGGATCATCCGGCTTCGATCCTCAAGTACCGCCTGGAGCGCGATGGGATCCCACTGGCCCTGGTGGAAACCCCAGATTCCCTGGTCCTAGTACCGGAAGGGGAAACAATCGGTTTGGCGGAGACATCATTTAA